From one Lolium rigidum isolate FL_2022 chromosome 4, APGP_CSIRO_Lrig_0.1, whole genome shotgun sequence genomic stretch:
- the LOC124706466 gene encoding uncharacterized protein LOC124706466 translates to METSTIVLFVVVGFFGLGSTVLGFIAESTKLTRGDIEVSMTKCIYPANPAFALGLVAAILLLVAQIIVSAVTGCCGCCKPRGGGFSGSKRTISIVFAVLSWIAAALAELYFLQGAAWNAPVTREAAEGCYYARNGVFRRAALLSIVATVLGIKSYLLLRAAAAAGPVAILGTPAAGEPKHDGVAMGHPVALVYGQPPYGHYPPPPAQGYGHYPPPTAQGYGHFPAAAPGQQHAQAV, encoded by the exons ATGGAGACGAGTACGATTGTGTTGTTCGTCGTGGTAGGCTTCTTCGGGTTGGGAAGTACCGTGCTTGGCTTCATCGCCGAGAGCACGAAGCTAACT CGAGGTGACATCGAGGTGTCCATGACCAAGTGCATCTACCCTGCTAACCCCGCTTTTGCGCTTGGGTTAGTAGCGGCCATCCTGCTGCTTGTCGCCCAGATCATCGTCTCGGCCGTCACCGGCTGCTGCGGCTGCTGCAAGCCTCGGGGCGGCGGCTTTTCCGGGTCCAAGCGCACCATCagcatcgtcttcgctgtcctcTCATG GATAGCGGCGGCGCTCGCGGAGCTCTACTTCCTGCAGGGCGCGGCGTGGAACGCGCCGGTGACACGCGAGGCCGCCGAGGGCTGCTACTACGCCAGGAACGGCGTGTTCAGGAGGGCGGCCCTCCTGAGCATCGTGGCCACCGTGCTCGGGATCAAATCCTACCTCCTGCTTCGCGCGGCGGCTGCAGCGGGACCGGTAGCCATTCTGGGGACGCCGGCGGCAGGCGAGCCCAAGCACGACGGGGTCGCCATGGGCCATCCTGTTGCTCTGGTGTACGGGCAGCCACCGTACGGGCACTACCCTCCTCCTCCAGCTCAAGGATATGGACACTACCCTCCTCCAACTGCACAAGGATATGGACACTTCCCTGCTGCTGCTCCCGGTCAGCAACACGCACAAGCAGTGTAG
- the LOC124707219 gene encoding uncharacterized protein LOC124707219, producing the protein MFFFFVGGVEQGAGRVLKEAAGRCLRCGGGADLVETEKVLKLFFVPAWRWKGKDPAYLCRECGLLAPGSLGGGGGEPGTLLPRADRCGACSRAVDPQFRFCPFCGSAL; encoded by the coding sequence atgttcttcttcttcgtggGCGGCGTGGAGCAGGGGGCGGGGCGGGTGCTCAAGGAGGCGGCGGGGCGGTGCCTGCGCTGCGGCGGCGGGGCGGACTTGGTGGAGACTGAGAAGGTGCTCAAGCTCTTCTTCGTCCCGGCGTGGCGGTGGAAGGGCAAGGACCCCGCCTACCTCTGCCGCGAGTGCGGCCTCCTCGCGCCGGGATccctcggcggcggtggcggcgagccgGGCACGCTCCTCCCCCGCGCGGACCGGTGCGGCGCCTGCAGCCGCGCCGTCGACCCGCAGTTCCGGTTCTGCCCCTTCTGCGGCTCCGCGCTGTGA